Proteins from one Microbacterium hatanonis genomic window:
- a CDS encoding Ig-like domain-containing protein → MRRRTAAGIAASAVAAALILGVSVVWPGLDAQETPEVDTSVWALQTGENFRYARVNTTIRELDTVRSVTNPSAVVQGSDGAYLYSDSYSKLTRIDESLPVDLDEEVLRTSPSTPAGTTRVATAGDFAAYLTDTGAVFAGRLSSGDAVQLDPFASDEDAPQYAAEAVAVDRTGRLFAYSSADASVLRYDIATSEVRGRDPLDADVAAPSLTAAGDAWALVDGESGEVRLRDVDLSVSADLTGTIAVGEPDPDGSSIYLADESSLVSVPVDGSGVVSERDTGASVLGTPAPPIVHDGVVYAAWLGPSDGGGLLWRSDGGETALDYGAETAPDQRRPVFVATDDAVILNETRTGWVWTVPDGELVPSSQDWSLDDRTDPDAVPSEEQLSVVIDPKPPIAEPDAFGVRAGSLATLPVLMNDHDPNEDVLSIDPASVTGLDPGFGTVSITDDGQRLAVRVEPGATGSTTFQYAVTDGTAQEGLTSAATTVTLTVSTGDAAPEWCGVERCLVRWPEPEVARGGTVTVPVLPGWVDPDGDPLLLLSVENPSGIGTVAATPSGEVVYQHSDDGSGGEQLIELPVTVADTTGLVSQRSLLVRVSPSPALAVQSFAVVDSIESGITVDVAPHVTGTSGSLSVSSVRVLDDAAASATVVGGSTTFDFSARDAGTFRVGFTVTDGVSEATGTARVTLVAADAPAELATSPVVAFVRPQEDATLDVFAAVSNPTRRVLLLSDVVANADEGATLSVDAVGQNDLRVSGSTANGSAGRLGTVSYTVSDGTEDEGARVAGEATVYLLPPTPEIAPIAVDDSVVVRAGSQIDIPVLDNDISPAGGRPTLNPASVVSSTPDALAFASGGVLRYLAPTEAGEYGIDYSVYTTGLPSLSDTATVRVRVLPGDANRAPLPDRIEGRVLSGQTTTIDFDGFGMDPDGDVVTLDRIATQPESGSATISADGSSIVYTSVPGYRGQVSFRYRAVDAAGAGGEGTVRVGVLDADSNPSPVTFTDYVQVQAGPDNTIRVSALANDIDPTQGTLAITDVRPDLPETLADGEVNEEYTRLAAQIRDVSDSDVLLAAGENPGTMSFLYDVESSSGNTGRGLIVVKVVRESVPDYPIVSDTVLTTENRDEFADGVDVLTAKAAWSGGDVGSLVLGLWADPGDIRVDGWRLSGELPETTRVIPFAVTGEVAGTEVRTYAFLRVPGDDDLALALRAGTAAQQVDELASVSFDMAQLVALPRGASLEIGGDVRSAGARPAAICTAEGGTTVRYSAGQGAPWTDACQVPVRIVGTEDWTYLSVPILVNALDPQPELRPASLTVGPGETATFDLRTMTTWQLRDDWNALQYGIEYSGSAFDVSLAGSTVTVTGNDRALPGSENAVLVGITSHTTAPARLILRVGAAPSTLPQGGSTAQQCSQAAGSSCTVTVIGASGEVNPLPRTPLEVVDVRPTAACVGVSFRVASANTVTASWSPDAPGATCSASFSVRDAQGRVTAGPRDGRLLLDLQGFPKAPGSVRQTAYADGSVTLRVDAGESRQAYPGLTGFVIRHAGQEVARCSIDGVCPAIAAPNGEQRSYEAWAVNGTGESRSSVRTTAWAYDAPDAPAEILWQPRDVGADGKVIDLGISGIDASATGRLQIASAAGETRDVSIRPGQTSVEVRSFAVGSNTATDVTVTPFSRFTLPPGLGGAPSGQSTTIRANGVGAPQNVALSVEARQGQNGTELVASATATVNGDGSALVYGFALGRDRCTPRGSAAAATFSDVDEGEEYSVVVCVQSRYRDEGFGTATASRTARIDTTKVPTGWEFEVDRRPSVSGARAEWRITSEPRSQTDQPPRRYRAAFEGLPSTVYGRDPGVTVRYVRDGWSSSAPQNVGPRSGSAPFQVQAEWSVGQGGCVAGSTLTATGTSSNAQADIAFDYSGVRYLDANRAALARGEDPRLVPAGARYVDNIAVTAGWSTQGWNLDAAQSTFSGQCDPGTPATAP, encoded by the coding sequence GTGCGCCGCCGCACCGCGGCCGGGATCGCCGCATCCGCTGTCGCGGCCGCACTGATCCTCGGTGTGAGCGTGGTCTGGCCCGGTCTCGACGCGCAGGAGACGCCCGAGGTCGATACATCGGTCTGGGCCCTCCAGACCGGTGAGAACTTCCGCTACGCACGGGTGAACACGACGATCCGCGAGCTCGATACGGTGCGCAGCGTCACCAACCCGAGTGCCGTCGTGCAGGGATCCGACGGCGCGTACCTCTACTCCGACAGCTACAGCAAGCTCACCCGCATCGACGAGTCGCTCCCGGTCGACCTCGACGAGGAGGTGCTCCGCACCTCGCCGTCCACGCCCGCGGGCACGACCCGCGTGGCCACCGCCGGCGACTTCGCGGCCTACCTCACCGACACCGGGGCGGTCTTCGCCGGGCGGCTGTCGTCGGGCGACGCCGTCCAGCTCGATCCGTTCGCGTCCGACGAGGACGCCCCGCAGTACGCGGCGGAGGCCGTCGCGGTCGATCGCACCGGCCGCCTCTTCGCATACTCCTCGGCCGACGCATCCGTGCTGCGATACGACATCGCGACCTCGGAGGTGCGCGGTCGCGATCCGCTCGACGCGGATGTCGCCGCGCCGTCGTTGACGGCCGCCGGCGACGCGTGGGCGCTCGTCGACGGCGAGTCGGGCGAGGTGCGGCTGCGCGACGTCGACCTGTCCGTGAGTGCCGACCTCACCGGCACGATCGCGGTGGGCGAGCCCGATCCCGACGGTTCGTCGATCTACCTCGCCGACGAGTCGAGCCTGGTGAGCGTGCCCGTCGACGGGTCCGGCGTCGTATCGGAGCGCGACACGGGCGCATCGGTGCTCGGCACCCCCGCCCCGCCGATCGTGCACGACGGCGTCGTCTACGCCGCCTGGCTCGGCCCGAGCGACGGCGGCGGCCTGCTCTGGCGCAGCGACGGCGGCGAGACGGCGCTCGACTACGGCGCCGAGACCGCCCCCGACCAGCGGCGACCGGTGTTCGTGGCCACAGACGACGCCGTCATCCTCAACGAGACGCGCACCGGGTGGGTGTGGACCGTGCCCGACGGCGAGCTCGTACCGTCGAGCCAGGACTGGTCGCTCGACGACCGCACCGACCCCGACGCCGTACCCAGCGAGGAGCAGCTGAGCGTCGTGATCGACCCCAAGCCGCCGATCGCCGAACCCGACGCGTTCGGCGTCCGGGCCGGCAGCCTGGCGACGTTGCCGGTGCTGATGAACGACCACGACCCGAACGAGGACGTGCTGAGCATCGACCCCGCCTCGGTCACCGGCCTCGACCCCGGCTTCGGCACCGTGTCGATCACCGACGACGGCCAGCGCCTCGCGGTGCGGGTCGAGCCGGGGGCGACGGGCTCGACGACCTTCCAGTACGCCGTGACCGACGGCACCGCGCAGGAAGGCCTGACCTCGGCCGCGACGACGGTCACCCTGACGGTGTCGACCGGGGATGCTGCGCCGGAATGGTGCGGGGTGGAACGCTGCCTCGTGCGTTGGCCCGAGCCCGAGGTCGCGCGGGGCGGCACCGTCACCGTGCCCGTCCTCCCCGGATGGGTCGACCCCGACGGCGACCCGCTGCTGCTGCTGTCGGTCGAGAACCCCTCGGGCATCGGCACCGTCGCCGCGACGCCGTCGGGCGAAGTGGTCTACCAGCACAGCGACGACGGCTCGGGCGGTGAGCAGCTCATCGAGCTGCCCGTCACGGTGGCCGACACGACGGGCCTGGTCTCGCAGCGCTCGCTTCTCGTGCGGGTCTCACCGAGCCCGGCGCTCGCCGTGCAGTCGTTCGCCGTCGTCGATTCCATCGAGTCGGGGATCACGGTCGACGTCGCCCCGCACGTGACCGGCACCTCGGGGTCCCTCTCGGTGTCGTCGGTGCGCGTGCTCGATGACGCGGCGGCCTCGGCGACCGTCGTCGGAGGATCGACGACCTTCGACTTCTCGGCCCGGGACGCCGGTACGTTCCGGGTCGGCTTCACCGTGACCGACGGCGTCAGCGAGGCCACGGGCACCGCGCGCGTAACGCTCGTCGCCGCCGATGCGCCCGCTGAGCTCGCCACCTCGCCGGTCGTGGCGTTCGTACGCCCGCAGGAGGACGCGACCCTCGACGTCTTCGCCGCGGTGTCGAACCCCACTCGACGCGTTCTCCTGCTCAGCGACGTCGTCGCGAACGCCGATGAGGGCGCCACGCTGTCGGTCGACGCTGTGGGCCAGAACGATCTGCGCGTCTCCGGTTCGACCGCGAACGGCTCGGCCGGTCGACTCGGCACCGTCTCGTACACGGTCAGCGACGGCACCGAGGACGAAGGAGCACGCGTCGCGGGCGAGGCCACGGTCTACCTGCTGCCGCCGACGCCCGAGATCGCGCCGATCGCGGTCGACGACAGCGTGGTCGTGCGGGCCGGCTCGCAGATCGACATCCCCGTGCTCGACAACGACATCTCGCCGGCGGGCGGGCGTCCGACGCTGAATCCGGCCTCGGTGGTCTCCAGCACTCCCGACGCCCTGGCGTTCGCATCCGGCGGCGTGCTGCGCTATCTCGCGCCCACCGAAGCCGGTGAGTACGGCATCGACTACTCCGTGTACACGACCGGGCTCCCGTCGCTCTCCGACACCGCGACCGTGCGCGTGCGGGTGCTCCCGGGCGACGCCAATCGTGCCCCGCTGCCCGACCGGATCGAGGGGCGGGTGCTGAGCGGCCAGACCACGACGATCGATTTCGACGGCTTCGGCATGGATCCCGATGGCGACGTGGTCACCCTCGACCGCATCGCGACGCAGCCCGAGAGCGGCTCGGCGACGATCTCGGCCGACGGTTCGTCGATCGTGTACACCAGCGTGCCCGGGTACCGCGGGCAGGTCTCGTTCCGGTACCGGGCGGTGGATGCTGCGGGAGCGGGCGGCGAGGGCACGGTGCGGGTCGGCGTGCTCGATGCCGACTCCAACCCGAGCCCGGTGACCTTCACCGATTACGTGCAGGTGCAGGCGGGGCCCGACAACACGATCCGCGTCAGCGCGCTCGCCAACGACATCGACCCCACGCAGGGCACGCTGGCCATCACCGACGTCCGGCCGGACCTGCCCGAGACCCTCGCCGACGGCGAGGTGAACGAGGAGTACACCCGCCTCGCCGCTCAGATCCGCGACGTCAGCGACAGCGACGTGCTTCTGGCTGCGGGGGAGAACCCCGGAACGATGTCGTTCCTGTACGACGTCGAGTCGAGCTCGGGCAACACCGGGCGCGGGCTCATCGTCGTCAAGGTCGTCCGAGAGAGCGTGCCCGACTACCCGATCGTGTCCGACACGGTGCTCACGACCGAGAACCGCGACGAGTTCGCCGACGGCGTCGACGTGCTGACGGCGAAGGCCGCATGGTCGGGCGGCGATGTCGGCAGCCTCGTCTTGGGCCTGTGGGCCGACCCCGGCGACATCCGGGTCGACGGATGGCGTCTGAGCGGCGAGCTCCCCGAGACCACCCGCGTCATCCCGTTCGCGGTGACGGGCGAGGTCGCCGGCACCGAGGTGCGCACCTACGCGTTCCTGCGCGTACCGGGCGACGACGATCTGGCACTGGCGCTTCGCGCCGGCACGGCGGCACAGCAGGTCGACGAACTCGCGTCGGTCTCGTTCGACATGGCTCAGCTGGTCGCCCTCCCTCGCGGCGCGTCGCTCGAGATCGGCGGCGACGTCAGGTCGGCGGGGGCACGACCGGCGGCGATCTGCACCGCGGAGGGCGGCACGACGGTGCGCTACAGCGCGGGTCAGGGGGCGCCGTGGACCGACGCGTGCCAGGTTCCGGTCCGGATCGTCGGGACGGAGGACTGGACCTACCTGTCGGTGCCGATCCTGGTCAACGCACTCGACCCGCAGCCCGAGCTGCGTCCCGCCTCCCTCACCGTCGGACCCGGCGAGACGGCGACGTTCGACCTGCGCACCATGACGACGTGGCAGCTCCGCGACGACTGGAACGCCCTGCAGTACGGCATCGAGTACAGCGGATCGGCGTTCGACGTGTCGCTGGCCGGGTCGACGGTCACGGTGACCGGCAACGATCGCGCGCTTCCCGGGTCGGAGAACGCGGTGCTCGTGGGGATCACCAGCCACACCACCGCGCCCGCCCGTCTCATCCTGCGCGTCGGCGCCGCGCCGTCGACGCTGCCGCAGGGCGGATCGACCGCGCAGCAGTGCTCGCAGGCCGCCGGATCGTCGTGCACCGTGACGGTCATCGGGGCGTCGGGCGAGGTCAACCCGCTCCCGCGCACGCCCCTGGAGGTCGTCGACGTCCGTCCGACCGCTGCGTGCGTCGGGGTGAGCTTCCGCGTCGCCTCCGCGAACACGGTGACCGCGTCGTGGAGCCCCGACGCCCCGGGTGCGACCTGCAGCGCCTCGTTCTCGGTGCGCGACGCCCAGGGCCGCGTGACGGCCGGTCCCCGGGACGGGCGCCTGCTGCTCGATCTGCAGGGCTTCCCCAAGGCTCCCGGGAGCGTCCGCCAGACGGCGTACGCCGACGGCTCGGTGACCCTCCGCGTCGACGCGGGAGAGTCGCGTCAGGCCTACCCGGGCCTCACCGGCTTCGTGATCCGTCACGCCGGCCAGGAGGTCGCGCGCTGCAGCATCGACGGAGTCTGCCCCGCGATCGCCGCTCCCAACGGCGAGCAGCGCTCGTACGAGGCGTGGGCCGTGAACGGCACCGGCGAGTCGCGCTCCAGCGTGCGCACGACCGCCTGGGCGTACGACGCCCCCGACGCCCCTGCCGAGATCCTCTGGCAGCCCCGCGACGTCGGAGCGGACGGGAAGGTCATCGACCTCGGGATCTCCGGAATCGACGCCTCGGCGACCGGGCGGTTGCAGATTGCCAGCGCAGCGGGCGAAACGCGCGATGTCTCCATACGCCCGGGCCAGACCTCCGTCGAGGTCAGATCGTTCGCCGTCGGCTCGAACACGGCGACGGATGTCACCGTGACGCCGTTCTCGCGCTTCACGCTCCCGCCGGGTCTCGGCGGGGCGCCGTCCGGTCAGTCCACGACGATCCGTGCCAACGGAGTCGGTGCCCCGCAGAACGTGGCGCTCTCGGTCGAAGCCCGACAGGGCCAGAACGGGACCGAGCTCGTTGCCAGCGCGACAGCGACGGTCAACGGGGATGGATCGGCCCTGGTGTACGGATTCGCTCTGGGCCGAGATCGATGCACCCCGCGCGGATCCGCCGCCGCCGCCACGTTCTCCGACGTCGACGAAGGCGAGGAGTATTCGGTCGTCGTCTGCGTACAGTCGCGCTACCGGGACGAGGGCTTCGGCACCGCCACCGCCAGTCGTACGGCGCGAATCGACACGACCAAGGTCCCCACGGGCTGGGAGTTCGAGGTCGACCGTCGGCCCTCGGTGTCGGGCGCGCGAGCGGAGTGGCGCATCACGAGCGAGCCGCGCTCGCAGACCGATCAGCCGCCTCGACGCTATCGCGCTGCCTTCGAAGGCCTCCCGTCGACGGTCTATGGTCGCGACCCGGGCGTCACGGTGCGCTACGTGCGCGACGGATGGTCCTCGTCAGCGCCCCAGAACGTGGGGCCCCGCTCCGGCAGCGCACCGTTCCAGGTGCAGGCGGAGTGGTCGG